The Leclercia sp. S52 genome has a segment encoding these proteins:
- the gltB gene encoding glutamate synthase large subunit: MLYDKSLEKDNCGFGLIAHIEGEPSHKVVRTAIHALARMQHRGAILADGKTGDGCGLLLQKPDRFFRIVAEERGWRLAKNYAVGMLFLNQDAEKAAVSRRIVEEELQRETLSIVGWRDVPTNEGVLGEIALSSLPRIEQIFVNAPAGWRPRDMERRLFIARRRIEKRLQDDKEFYVCSLSNLVNIYKGLCMPADLPRFYLDLADLRLESAICLFHQRFSTNTVPRWPLAQPFRYLAHNGEINTITGNRQWARARTYKFQTPLIPDLHDAAPFVNETGSDSSSMDNMLELLLAGGMDIVRAMRLLVPPAWQNNPDMDPELRSFFDFNSMHMEPWDGPAGIVMSDGRFAACNLDRNGLRPARYVITKDKLITCASEVGIWDYQPDEVVEKGRVGPGELMVIDTRGGRILHSAETDNDLKSRHPYKEWMEKNVRRLVPFEDLPDQDVGSRELDDDTLASYQKQFNYSAEELDSVIRVLGENGQEAVGSMGDDTPFAVLSSQPRIIYDYFRQQFAQVTNPPIDPLREAHVMSLATSIGREMNVFCEAEGQAHRLTFKSPILLYSDFKQLTTMQEEHYRADTLDITFDVTETTLEETVNALCDKAEQMVRNGTVLLVLSDRNIAKNRLPVPAPMAVGAIQTRLVDKSLRCDANIIVETASARDPHHFAVLLGFGATAIYPYLAYETLAKLVDGQAIDKDYRTVMLNYRNGINKGLYKIMSKMGISTIASYRCSKLFEAVGLHDDVADLCFQGVISRIGGAGFSDFQQDLLNLSKRAWLALKPLDQGGQLKYVHGGEYHAYNPDVVRTLQQAVQSGEYSDYQQYAELVNNRPAATLRDLLAVNPGDTAVSINDVEPASELFKRFDTAAMSIGALSPEAHEALAEAMNSIGGNSNSGEGGEDPARYGTNKVSRIKQVASGRFGVTPAYLVNADVIQIKVAQGAKPGEGGQLPGDKVTPYIAKLRYSVPGVTLISPPPHHDIYSIEDLAQLIFDLKQVNPKAMISVKLVSEPGVGTIATGVAKAYADLITIAGYDGGTGASPLSSVKYAGCPWELGLVETQQALVANGLRHKIRLQVDGGLKTGLDIIKAAILGAESFGFGTGPMVALGCKYLRICHLNNCATGVATQDEKLRKNHYHGLPFKVTNYFDFIARETRELMAQLGVTRLVDLIGRTDLLKELEGFTAKQQNLKLSRLLETAEPHPGKAVYCTENNPPFDNGVLNAQLLQQAKPYVDDKQSKTFWFDIRNTDRSVGATLSGYIAQTHGDQGLAADPITAHFSGTAGQSFGVWNAGGVELYLTGDANDYVGKGMAGGLLAVRPPVGSAFRSCDASIIGNTCLYGATGGRLFAAGRAGERFAVRNSGAITVVEGIGDNGCEYMTGGIVCVLGKTGVNFGAGMTGGFAYVLDESGDFRKRVNPELVEVLDVESLAIHEEHLRGLITEHVHHTGSVRGEEILANWPAFSAKFALVKPKSSDVKALLGHRSRSAAELRVQAQ, from the coding sequence ATGTTGTACGATAAATCCCTTGAGAAGGATAACTGTGGTTTCGGCCTGATCGCCCACATAGAAGGCGAACCTAGCCACAAGGTAGTGCGTACCGCTATACACGCACTGGCCCGTATGCAGCACCGTGGCGCTATCCTCGCGGATGGTAAAACCGGCGACGGTTGCGGTCTGCTGCTGCAAAAACCGGATCGTTTCTTTCGCATCGTGGCGGAAGAGCGCGGCTGGCGTTTAGCCAAAAACTACGCTGTTGGGATGCTGTTCCTGAATCAGGACGCGGAAAAAGCAGCCGTTTCACGCCGCATCGTCGAAGAAGAACTTCAACGCGAAACCCTGTCTATCGTCGGCTGGCGCGATGTGCCCACCAACGAAGGGGTACTCGGTGAAATCGCCCTCTCCTCGCTGCCTCGTATCGAGCAAATCTTTGTCAACGCGCCTGCGGGCTGGCGTCCACGTGATATGGAACGCCGCCTGTTTATCGCCCGTCGCCGCATTGAAAAACGTCTCCAGGACGATAAAGAGTTCTACGTCTGTAGCCTCTCGAACCTGGTGAACATCTATAAAGGTCTGTGTATGCCGGCTGACCTGCCGCGCTTCTACCTGGACCTGGCGGATCTGCGTCTGGAATCGGCCATTTGCCTGTTCCACCAGCGCTTCTCCACCAACACCGTACCTCGCTGGCCGCTGGCTCAGCCGTTCCGCTATCTGGCACACAACGGCGAAATCAACACCATCACCGGTAACCGCCAGTGGGCACGCGCCCGTACCTATAAATTCCAGACCCCGCTGATCCCGGATCTGCACGATGCAGCGCCGTTCGTCAACGAAACCGGCTCTGACTCCAGCTCAATGGATAACATGCTGGAGCTGCTGCTGGCCGGTGGTATGGATATCGTCCGCGCCATGCGCCTGCTGGTTCCGCCAGCCTGGCAGAACAACCCGGATATGGATCCTGAGCTGCGTTCCTTCTTCGACTTCAACTCCATGCACATGGAGCCGTGGGATGGTCCGGCCGGTATCGTGATGTCCGACGGGCGCTTTGCGGCCTGTAACCTCGACCGTAACGGCCTGCGCCCGGCGCGCTACGTCATCACCAAAGACAAGCTGATCACCTGCGCCTCAGAAGTGGGGATCTGGGATTACCAGCCTGACGAAGTGGTCGAAAAAGGCCGCGTAGGGCCTGGCGAGCTGATGGTGATCGACACCCGCGGCGGTCGCATCCTGCACTCTGCAGAAACCGATAACGATCTGAAAAGCCGTCATCCGTACAAAGAGTGGATGGAGAAAAACGTCCGCCGTCTGGTGCCGTTTGAAGATCTGCCGGATCAGGACGTGGGCAGCCGCGAGCTGGATGACGATACTCTCGCCAGCTATCAGAAACAGTTTAACTACAGCGCGGAAGAGCTGGACTCCGTTATCCGCGTGCTGGGTGAAAACGGCCAGGAAGCGGTCGGCTCCATGGGTGATGACACCCCGTTTGCCGTGCTCTCCAGCCAGCCACGTATCATTTACGATTACTTCCGTCAGCAGTTCGCGCAGGTGACCAACCCGCCGATCGATCCGCTGCGTGAAGCACACGTAATGTCGCTGGCCACCAGCATCGGTCGCGAGATGAACGTCTTCTGCGAAGCCGAAGGCCAGGCGCACCGTCTGACCTTTAAGTCGCCGATCCTGCTGTACTCCGATTTTAAACAGCTCACCACCATGCAAGAGGAGCACTACCGCGCCGACACGCTCGATATTACCTTCGACGTGACCGAAACGACCCTCGAAGAGACGGTGAATGCGCTGTGTGATAAAGCGGAACAGATGGTACGTAACGGTACCGTGCTGCTGGTGCTGTCCGACCGCAACATTGCGAAAAACCGCCTGCCGGTTCCGGCGCCAATGGCCGTCGGTGCTATCCAGACCCGTCTGGTCGATAAGAGCCTGCGCTGCGACGCCAACATCATTGTAGAAACCGCAAGCGCGCGTGACCCGCACCACTTCGCGGTGCTGCTGGGCTTCGGTGCAACGGCGATCTACCCGTACCTGGCCTACGAAACGCTGGCCAAACTGGTCGACGGCCAGGCCATCGACAAAGATTACCGTACCGTGATGCTGAACTACCGTAACGGCATCAACAAAGGCCTGTACAAGATCATGTCCAAGATGGGCATCTCGACCATCGCCTCTTACCGCTGCTCGAAGCTGTTCGAAGCTGTCGGTCTGCATGACGATGTTGCCGACCTGTGCTTCCAGGGCGTGATCAGCCGTATCGGCGGAGCGGGCTTTAGCGACTTCCAGCAGGATCTGCTGAACCTCTCCAAACGCGCCTGGCTGGCTCTTAAGCCGCTGGATCAGGGCGGACAGCTGAAGTATGTGCACGGCGGCGAATACCATGCCTATAACCCGGACGTGGTGCGCACCCTGCAACAGGCCGTCCAGAGCGGCGAGTACAGCGATTATCAGCAGTATGCCGAGCTGGTGAACAACCGTCCGGCGGCCACGCTGCGCGATCTGCTGGCAGTGAACCCGGGCGATACTGCCGTCAGCATCAATGATGTTGAACCGGCGAGTGAACTGTTCAAACGCTTCGATACCGCAGCGATGTCTATCGGCGCGCTGAGCCCGGAAGCCCACGAGGCGCTGGCAGAAGCGATGAACAGCATCGGCGGGAACTCCAACTCCGGCGAAGGCGGTGAAGATCCGGCGCGCTACGGCACCAACAAAGTGTCGCGCATCAAGCAGGTTGCTTCCGGCCGCTTCGGTGTGACCCCGGCGTACCTGGTTAACGCCGACGTGATTCAGATTAAAGTCGCTCAGGGTGCAAAACCTGGCGAAGGCGGTCAGTTACCGGGTGACAAAGTGACCCCGTACATCGCCAAACTGCGCTACTCGGTGCCGGGCGTGACGCTGATCTCCCCGCCGCCGCACCACGATATCTACTCTATCGAGGACTTAGCGCAGCTGATTTTCGACCTGAAACAGGTCAACCCGAAAGCGATGATCTCCGTGAAGCTGGTTTCCGAGCCGGGCGTGGGCACTATTGCCACCGGCGTGGCGAAAGCCTATGCGGATCTGATCACCATCGCCGGTTACGACGGCGGTACCGGGGCGAGTCCGCTCTCCTCGGTGAAATACGCGGGCTGTCCGTGGGAGCTGGGCCTGGTGGAAACCCAGCAGGCGCTGGTGGCAAATGGTCTGCGTCACAAGATCCGTCTGCAGGTGGATGGTGGCCTGAAAACCGGCCTCGACATCATCAAAGCGGCGATCCTCGGTGCAGAAAGCTTCGGTTTCGGTACCGGCCCGATGGTGGCGCTGGGCTGTAAATACCTGCGTATTTGTCACCTGAACAACTGCGCAACCGGTGTTGCAACCCAGGACGAGAAGCTGCGTAAGAATCACTACCACGGCCTGCCGTTCAAAGTGACCAACTACTTTGACTTCATCGCCCGCGAAACCCGCGAGCTGATGGCGCAGCTGGGCGTGACGCGTCTGGTGGATCTGATTGGCCGTACCGACCTGCTGAAAGAGCTGGAAGGGTTTACGGCTAAGCAGCAGAACCTGAAGCTGTCCCGTCTGCTGGAAACGGCTGAACCGCATCCGGGCAAAGCGGTGTACTGCACCGAGAATAACCCGCCGTTCGACAATGGCGTGCTGAACGCCCAGCTGTTGCAACAGGCGAAGCCGTATGTGGATGACAAGCAAAGCAAAACCTTCTGGTTTGATATTCGCAACACCGACCGTTCCGTCGGCGCAACGCTCTCGGGCTACATTGCGCAGACGCACGGCGACCAGGGTCTGGCTGCCGATCCGATTACCGCGCACTTTAGCGGCACTGCGGGTCAGAGCTTCGGCGTGTGGAACGCCGGTGGCGTTGAGCTGTACCTGACCGGCGATGCTAACGACTACGTCGGTAAAGGCATGGCGGGTGGTCTGCTGGCGGTGCGTCCTCCGGTCGGCTCAGCCTTCCGCAGCTGCGATGCCAGCATCATCGGTAACACCTGTCTGTACGGTGCCACCGGGGGTCGTCTGTTTGCCGCAGGTCGTGCAGGTGAGCGTTTCGCGGTACGTAACTCCGGTGCCATCACCGTGGTGGAAGGTATCGGCGATAACGGCTGTGAATACATGACCGGCGGGATTGTCTGCGTGCTGGGCAAAACCGGCGTCAACTTCGGGGCTGGTATGACCGGTGGTTTCGCCTATGTTCTGGACGAAAGCGGTGACTTCCGTAAACGCGTGAACCCGGAGCTGGTGGAAGTGCTGGATGTTGAAAGCCTGGCGATCCACGAGGAGCACCTGCGTGGTCTGATCACCGAGCATGTGCACCATACCGGTTCCGTGCGCGGCGAAGAGATCCTGGCGAACTGGCCGGCGTTCTCTGCGAAATTCGCGCTGGTTAAACCGAAGTCCAGCGATGTTAAAGCCCTGTTGGGTCACCGTAGTC